The following coding sequences are from one Halobacteriovorax sp. JY17 window:
- a CDS encoding NAD(P)/FAD-dependent oxidoreductase, giving the protein MKKTFETIIVGGGFGGLNAAIKLGKKNKEVLLIDRTNHHLFQPLLYQVATAGLSPADIATPIREILKKYSSITIIMDEVIEISKENSTVTISSGNQVSFKNLILATGARHSYFGNDQWEKLAPGLKSLDDALSIRENVLRSFEKSELETDLKKISALTTFVVIGAGPTGVEMAGAIAEIATKTLAKNFSNIDPKSSKIYLIEGGQRVLSTFHPSLSEKSKDDLESLGVTVKLNSFVKEITEEGVTVGEEFIPTKNIVWAAGNKANPILLKLDTSLDRMGRAMVESDCSIEGFPNIFVIGDASAFKRGEGFLPGLAPVAAQQGKYVAQLINKKLPKGKRESFKYIDKGSMATIGKSKAILELGKIRISGFIAWCAWCLVHLLFLVLFRNRVFIFFDWVYSYITEQRGARLIKGNEREEA; this is encoded by the coding sequence GTGAAGAAGACATTTGAAACAATAATTGTTGGTGGTGGTTTTGGTGGATTAAATGCTGCTATAAAACTAGGAAAGAAGAATAAAGAAGTTCTTCTAATAGATAGAACGAATCACCATCTCTTTCAGCCCTTACTCTATCAAGTAGCAACAGCAGGCTTATCCCCTGCTGATATTGCGACACCTATAAGAGAAATTCTAAAGAAATATTCGTCTATTACAATCATAATGGACGAAGTCATTGAAATATCTAAGGAGAACTCTACTGTAACTATAAGTTCAGGTAATCAAGTCTCCTTTAAAAACTTAATTCTAGCTACTGGAGCAAGGCATTCTTACTTTGGAAATGATCAATGGGAGAAACTCGCCCCTGGCCTAAAAAGTTTAGACGACGCTCTTAGTATTCGAGAAAATGTTCTAAGAAGTTTTGAAAAAAGTGAGCTTGAAACTGATCTTAAGAAAATTTCAGCTCTCACTACTTTTGTTGTTATTGGAGCAGGACCGACCGGTGTTGAGATGGCGGGGGCCATTGCAGAGATTGCGACTAAAACACTTGCAAAGAACTTCAGCAATATTGATCCAAAGTCTTCTAAAATTTATCTCATTGAAGGTGGCCAAAGAGTTTTAAGTACTTTTCATCCTTCATTATCAGAGAAATCAAAAGACGACCTAGAGTCCCTTGGAGTCACAGTCAAACTAAACTCCTTTGTTAAAGAAATTACTGAAGAAGGTGTAACTGTCGGCGAAGAGTTTATTCCTACGAAGAATATTGTTTGGGCAGCAGGAAATAAGGCCAACCCAATTCTTTTAAAACTAGATACAAGTCTTGATCGAATGGGAAGAGCTATGGTTGAAAGCGATTGTAGTATTGAAGGATTTCCCAATATTTTCGTCATTGGCGATGCTTCGGCCTTTAAGCGAGGAGAAGGGTTTCTTCCAGGACTTGCTCCAGTTGCCGCTCAACAAGGGAAGTATGTCGCTCAACTCATCAACAAGAAACTTCCTAAAGGAAAGAGAGAGTCCTTTAAATATATTGATAAAGGTTCAATGGCGACAATTGGTAAGAGTAAAGCAATTCTAGAACTTGGAAAAATTCGCATTTCAGGTTTTATCGCTTGGTGCGCTTGGTGCTTAGTCCACCTACTCTTTCTCGTTCTATTTAGAAATAGAGTCTTTATCTTCTTTGACTGGGTCTATAGTTATATTACGGAACAACGAGGAGCGAGGCTCATCAAAGGAAACGAGAGAGAAGAAGCATAG
- a CDS encoding PQQ-binding-like beta-propeller repeat protein: MHKILLISIALFFVSCSSIKNLEIEGVKEEETAFRVMWNKNQDPVHQTGNLPIALNSPLIHDGILYVGHNQGYMKAYQLDNGKEVWSKYDDGAYHSKPVVYKDWVIYGNAKGRVFARHSLTGKAEYMVDLDAAIETQGVVYKDRIIFHTRNHKIFCLDVNTGKILWSYKRSVPYLTTIQRASKPLVYKDKIYVGFSDGQIGAFSLEEGVILWERRLSTGNKFVDVDSTPTLFKSSILAGSINGDLAMLDPNSGEIQRRLPYKVSRAPILYKGQLLVPTIFGDIAVLDKDLVEKELISISKVPVSSITPWKGGLAVSSVGGEILLLDDVTFKVRDHFQLGHAYSGVHGELDNSDSYLAALSSRNRLYVFK, encoded by the coding sequence GTGCATAAAATACTTTTAATCTCTATCGCTCTCTTTTTCGTTTCTTGCTCTTCTATAAAGAATTTAGAAATTGAGGGAGTGAAGGAAGAAGAAACTGCTTTTAGAGTGATGTGGAATAAGAATCAGGATCCAGTTCATCAAACGGGCAATCTTCCTATCGCTTTGAATTCACCACTTATTCATGATGGGATTCTCTACGTTGGTCATAACCAAGGTTATATGAAGGCCTATCAATTAGATAATGGTAAAGAAGTTTGGTCTAAGTATGATGATGGAGCTTATCACTCTAAGCCTGTGGTCTATAAAGATTGGGTTATTTATGGAAATGCGAAGGGGAGAGTTTTTGCTAGACATTCTCTGACAGGAAAAGCTGAGTATATGGTAGATCTTGATGCGGCCATTGAAACTCAAGGAGTTGTTTATAAAGATAGAATTATTTTTCATACAAGAAATCATAAAATTTTCTGTCTTGATGTAAATACGGGGAAAATCCTTTGGTCATATAAGAGATCAGTTCCATACTTGACAACAATTCAAAGGGCTTCTAAACCACTTGTTTATAAAGATAAGATTTACGTTGGTTTTTCTGACGGTCAAATCGGAGCCTTTAGCTTAGAAGAGGGAGTTATTCTTTGGGAGAGAAGATTATCAACTGGGAATAAGTTTGTTGATGTAGATTCGACACCGACTCTTTTTAAGTCAAGTATTCTAGCAGGCTCAATTAATGGTGATCTTGCTATGCTAGATCCAAACTCTGGAGAAATTCAAAGAAGGCTGCCATATAAAGTTTCAAGAGCTCCTATTCTTTATAAGGGACAACTTCTCGTTCCTACAATCTTTGGAGATATTGCTGTTCTTGATAAAGACTTAGTAGAAAAAGAGCTGATTAGCATTTCAAAAGTTCCTGTGAGTAGTATTACTCCTTGGAAAGGTGGATTAGCTGTAAGTTCTGTGGGAGGAGAAATCCTTCTCTTAGATGATGTTACTTTTAAAGTGAGAGATCACTTTCAACTTGGGCATGCCTATAGTGGTGTTCATGGTGAATTAGATAATTCAGATAGCTATCTTGCAGCATTAAGCTCAAGAAATAGATTGTACGTATTTAAGTAA
- a CDS encoding tetratricopeptide repeat protein translates to MATATTPHNPVDEALYETELGAFIAKNKSSVIGLVVLIILGVFAWGGYVAYKSSQNDKLGAVVYEFKAKSFDSLVTKKIAPADYTKGYLEMASKVGSFVGLTPLAINSSDELTKQGDLEGSLKVLETVKDQSNPYIIYFIHSRMAVNHEDLGNVDKAIADLEKIVKANVKVMESKTYLDLGRLYLKKGEKAKAKTNFQYVIDNLGQAEFVKLAKLYLAGMES, encoded by the coding sequence ATGGCCACAGCAACAACACCACATAACCCTGTAGATGAAGCATTATATGAAACAGAGCTTGGAGCTTTCATTGCGAAAAATAAATCTTCTGTCATTGGCCTTGTTGTCTTAATCATTTTAGGAGTTTTCGCTTGGGGCGGATACGTTGCTTATAAGAGTAGTCAAAATGATAAATTAGGGGCTGTCGTTTATGAATTTAAAGCGAAGAGCTTTGATTCTCTTGTGACTAAGAAGATAGCGCCAGCTGATTATACAAAAGGTTATCTTGAAATGGCTTCCAAAGTTGGTAGCTTTGTAGGTTTAACTCCTCTTGCAATCAATAGTAGTGATGAATTAACAAAGCAGGGAGACTTGGAAGGTTCTTTAAAAGTTTTAGAGACTGTAAAAGACCAATCTAACCCGTATATTATTTACTTCATTCATTCAAGAATGGCGGTAAATCATGAAGACCTTGGCAATGTTGATAAGGCGATTGCTGATCTGGAAAAAATTGTTAAAGCAAATGTTAAAGTTATGGAGTCTAAGACTTACTTAGACCTTGGACGTCTCTATCTTAAGAAAGGTGAGAAAGCTAAGGCGAAGACTAATTTTCAATATGTCATTGATAATCTTGGACAAGCTGAATTTGTAAAACTTGCTAAGTTATACTTAGCTGGAATGGAGTCTTAG
- a CDS encoding phosphatase domain-containing protein — protein MKLLLTILLIANFSIQAKTLVISDIDDTLKRTNVLGYFTGGISATNPFIGLPELFNDFLCNEEPTQEAADYCRKFRGHNHSAKRSLIYVTAASGRLQLFGREFISRSNFPQVTVVGKDSGEDTLEYKTRTVKEIIQGGEYDEIILIGDNGQHDARAYKAVSDFFPNKKITTYIHQVYNPYGFYKDDEKKGVELEEGQIAYFTASDLGLEFFSKGLITEKQLISISKEVSKYILSSNDELYEQVIPEWSSCKPFIANYQRPKVEVSKETAIILNSIEKRMKRLCR, from the coding sequence ATGAAATTATTATTGACGATTTTATTAATAGCAAATTTTAGTATTCAGGCGAAGACTCTCGTTATTTCAGATATCGATGATACTTTGAAGCGAACTAATGTTCTTGGATATTTTACTGGTGGAATTAGCGCAACTAATCCTTTCATCGGTCTTCCTGAGCTTTTTAATGATTTTCTTTGCAATGAAGAGCCGACTCAAGAAGCCGCCGACTATTGTAGAAAATTTAGAGGGCATAATCATTCGGCAAAGAGATCTCTTATCTACGTGACAGCGGCAAGTGGACGACTGCAGTTGTTTGGTCGTGAGTTTATCTCTAGATCAAATTTTCCTCAAGTAACTGTCGTGGGGAAAGATTCTGGTGAGGATACTCTGGAGTATAAAACTCGTACGGTTAAAGAAATCATCCAAGGTGGTGAATATGATGAAATTATCTTAATTGGAGATAATGGACAGCACGATGCTCGTGCTTATAAAGCGGTTTCAGACTTCTTTCCTAATAAGAAAATTACAACTTATATTCATCAAGTTTATAATCCTTATGGTTTTTATAAAGATGATGAGAAGAAAGGGGTTGAACTTGAAGAGGGGCAGATCGCATATTTTACTGCTAGTGACCTAGGCTTAGAATTTTTTTCTAAGGGATTAATTACTGAGAAGCAATTAATTTCTATTTCAAAAGAAGTCAGTAAATATATCTTATCTTCAAACGATGAACTTTACGAGCAAGTTATTCCGGAGTGGTCTAGCTGCAAGCCTTTTATTGCAAACTACCAAAGACCTAAGGTTGAAGTTTCTAAAGAGACGGCCATTATTTTAAATTCAATTGAAAAAAGAATGAAGAGGCTTTGTAGATAG
- a CDS encoding GTPase, whose product MKNRSMVVSLIGRPNVGKSSLFNRIMQKQHKAITHDQPGVTRDRHYGITTIDDLHAIAPADVILVDTGGFYPERIDERGKNTEEQNANKFFNIMTDHARMAIQESDLVLFVVDVREGALPFDRTIADYIRTTKKPFLVVANKYDTDKQMGEEVDFYSLGINGDELFTTSATHGRGVTLLKEKIQTMSHEFSKEKLKNAPEISKGVTPREEVVAKIALIGAPNAGKSTLLNLLVGSERALVSDIAGTTVDPIEGFFDLYFGHDAKILEEDQGLSSNDGMLFRQYEEFRRNNADVYQQMVDAYAIEEDDDKNVGMEHFEVDYELTSLVTEELENQKSESFEKNFEQVFAEEEEDSLEAEEVESNIEEDEGSFWRSIHIVDTAGIRRQKTVSGFIESQSVYRSLRSITESDVVVVMVDATNGIGHQDRRLIDISLEKGKSVVVALNKMDLMKAELPDEKAKRDWLENLRRDVPWLDFCDLITISAKQNKGIKQLRESIKKTILVRSKSIPTGELNRYVFDLVERNPVIAKSHGAKRFKVKYTSMIKSGPPTFLMFTNKSQGIPEHYRRYLVNAIRSGFKLYNTPVHLIFRTGNDLADRMKKSKMAMALDDR is encoded by the coding sequence ATGAAAAACAGATCAATGGTAGTGTCATTAATCGGTAGACCAAATGTGGGAAAGAGTTCGCTCTTTAACCGAATAATGCAAAAACAACATAAAGCGATCACTCATGATCAGCCAGGTGTAACTAGAGATAGACATTATGGGATCACAACAATTGATGATCTTCATGCTATTGCGCCGGCCGACGTTATCTTAGTTGATACAGGAGGTTTCTATCCTGAGAGAATCGATGAGAGAGGAAAGAATACTGAAGAGCAGAATGCAAATAAGTTCTTCAATATTATGACTGATCACGCTCGTATGGCGATTCAGGAATCAGACCTTGTTTTATTTGTAGTAGACGTTAGAGAGGGAGCACTTCCTTTTGATAGAACTATTGCAGATTATATTAGAACGACAAAGAAACCTTTCCTTGTAGTTGCTAATAAGTACGATACTGATAAGCAAATGGGTGAGGAAGTTGATTTCTATTCACTAGGAATTAATGGTGATGAACTCTTTACAACAAGTGCTACTCACGGACGTGGGGTAACACTTTTAAAAGAAAAAATTCAGACAATGTCACATGAATTTTCTAAAGAGAAGCTGAAGAATGCTCCTGAAATCTCTAAAGGTGTAACTCCAAGAGAAGAAGTTGTAGCAAAGATTGCTCTTATTGGTGCACCTAATGCAGGAAAATCAACTCTTTTAAATTTACTTGTTGGTTCAGAGAGAGCTCTCGTTAGTGATATTGCAGGAACAACAGTCGATCCAATTGAAGGGTTCTTTGATCTCTACTTTGGGCATGATGCTAAGATTCTTGAAGAAGATCAGGGCCTATCATCAAATGATGGAATGCTCTTTCGTCAGTACGAAGAGTTTAGAAGAAATAATGCAGATGTTTATCAACAAATGGTTGATGCTTATGCAATTGAAGAAGATGATGACAAGAATGTTGGAATGGAACACTTTGAGGTGGACTATGAACTTACAAGTCTTGTGACTGAAGAGCTTGAAAACCAAAAGAGCGAATCTTTTGAGAAGAACTTTGAACAAGTCTTTGCTGAAGAAGAAGAAGATTCTCTTGAAGCAGAAGAAGTTGAAAGCAATATTGAAGAAGACGAAGGAAGTTTTTGGCGTTCAATTCATATCGTTGATACGGCAGGGATAAGAAGACAGAAGACCGTTAGTGGATTTATCGAATCTCAATCAGTTTATCGCTCTCTAAGAAGTATCACAGAGTCTGATGTTGTCGTTGTGATGGTTGATGCAACAAACGGAATCGGTCACCAAGATAGACGTCTCATTGATATCTCTCTTGAAAAAGGGAAGTCTGTTGTCGTTGCTCTTAATAAAATGGATCTCATGAAAGCTGAGCTTCCAGATGAGAAAGCGAAGAGAGATTGGCTAGAAAATTTAAGACGTGATGTTCCTTGGTTAGATTTTTGTGATCTCATTACAATCTCAGCGAAGCAAAATAAAGGAATTAAGCAATTAAGAGAGTCTATTAAGAAGACCATCTTAGTTAGAAGTAAGAGTATTCCTACTGGTGAGCTAAATAGATACGTTTTTGATCTCGTTGAGAGAAATCCTGTTATTGCCAAGAGTCATGGGGCGAAGAGATTTAAGGTGAAGTATACTTCGATGATTAAATCTGGGCCTCCAACATTTCTTATGTTTACGAATAAGTCTCAAGGTATTCCTGAGCATTATAGAAGATACCTTGTCAATGCGATTAGGTCTGGGTTTAAGTTGTACAACACTCCTGTTCATTTAATTTTTAGAACGGGGAATGACTTAGCAGATAGAATGAAGAAGTCTAAAATGGCAATGGCATTAGACGATAGATAA
- the era gene encoding GTPase Era, with the protein MLIEHQHPDNKTIMVAVLGAPNVGKSSIVNYLLGMDLSVVTSKAQTTRNKIHCVFTVDRTEIVLVDTPGLHKTNQELNKRLNEQAREGVDGADLNLLLIDLTRPVLGQLQDFKDNMESEKFEKTWIIFNKCDRVENYQELPLSLVMDKMQEIMPEIERGIVVSTKDGTNMHKLTGLLVDEAQPGPHYYDDGSVSNKNQRFFATEYIREQAFELLNAELPYELAVVIDEYKDMKPKHGEENPKVKSHISASILVNRPSQRAIVVGTKGGMIKEIGTRSRKKIEAMVGGQVHLNLHVKVSPKWMKNNLILEEIGLPRAKDSNRVWRSR; encoded by the coding sequence ATGTTAATTGAGCATCAACACCCAGACAATAAGACTATTATGGTTGCCGTTCTTGGGGCACCAAATGTTGGAAAGAGTTCGATAGTAAATTACTTACTAGGAATGGATCTTTCTGTTGTAACGAGCAAGGCTCAAACAACGAGAAATAAGATTCACTGTGTATTCACAGTTGATCGTACTGAAATTGTTTTAGTTGATACTCCGGGTCTGCATAAGACTAATCAAGAATTAAATAAGAGATTAAATGAGCAAGCGAGAGAAGGTGTTGATGGTGCTGATTTAAACTTACTTTTAATTGATTTAACAAGACCAGTTCTTGGACAGCTTCAAGACTTTAAAGACAATATGGAAAGTGAGAAATTTGAAAAGACATGGATCATTTTTAATAAGTGCGACCGTGTTGAGAATTACCAAGAGCTTCCTCTCTCACTTGTTATGGATAAGATGCAAGAGATCATGCCAGAGATTGAAAGAGGAATTGTTGTTTCAACTAAAGATGGAACAAATATGCACAAGCTTACAGGTCTCTTAGTAGATGAAGCTCAACCAGGTCCTCATTACTATGACGATGGTTCAGTATCTAATAAGAATCAAAGATTCTTTGCGACTGAATATATTAGAGAACAAGCGTTTGAATTACTCAATGCTGAACTTCCATATGAGCTTGCTGTAGTTATTGATGAATATAAAGACATGAAGCCTAAGCACGGTGAAGAGAATCCAAAGGTAAAGTCACATATCTCTGCTTCGATTCTTGTTAACCGCCCATCGCAAAGAGCAATCGTTGTTGGGACAAAAGGCGGAATGATAAAAGAAATTGGTACACGCTCAAGAAAGAAAATTGAAGCGATGGTCGGTGGACAAGTTCACTTGAATCTTCACGTTAAAGTTTCTCCTAAGTGGATGAAGAATAACCTTATCTTAGAAGAAATTGGTCTTCCAAGAGCGAAGGATTCTAACAGAGTATGGCGTAGTAGATAG
- the rnc gene encoding ribonuclease III, whose translation MSEKPMTFNTNETLSAVFMHDNSSENFDKFSDLSAVLESHQLLLTLQENISHKFKNQSLLIEALAHSSFGHEKLGDSTKSYERLEFLGDSVLGLIVTDSLQEKFPTLAEGQLSKLRASLVNEQSLGNLASSISLEKMILLGKGELQNQGHTRSSILCDVFESIIGAIYKDSSFEQAKKSFSEIISKFEKNNNTKFFDQENLFDFDGKTRLQELTMSLYKCLPVYKSTQLSNGHFEVVATVEDRFSASGEFSSKKKGEQSLAKKLIEEINKNAKRSTHVN comes from the coding sequence ATGAGTGAGAAACCGATGACCTTTAATACGAACGAGACTTTGTCTGCTGTTTTTATGCACGATAATTCCAGCGAGAATTTTGATAAGTTTTCAGACTTAAGTGCTGTATTAGAGAGTCACCAATTACTTCTTACTCTTCAAGAAAATATCTCCCATAAATTTAAAAATCAATCATTACTTATAGAGGCCCTTGCTCATTCTTCATTTGGTCATGAAAAATTAGGCGACTCTACGAAGTCTTATGAGCGCTTAGAGTTTCTTGGAGACAGTGTCCTTGGACTAATTGTCACTGATTCTTTACAAGAAAAATTTCCAACTCTTGCTGAAGGACAACTTTCTAAGCTTAGAGCGTCCCTTGTTAATGAACAGAGTCTAGGGAATCTTGCGAGTAGTATTTCACTAGAGAAAATGATCCTTCTTGGAAAAGGTGAACTCCAAAATCAGGGCCATACGAGAAGCTCAATTCTCTGTGATGTTTTTGAAAGTATTATCGGAGCAATTTATAAAGACTCTTCTTTTGAACAGGCCAAGAAGAGTTTTAGCGAAATCATTTCAAAATTTGAAAAAAATAATAATACAAAATTCTTCGATCAAGAGAATTTATTCGACTTTGATGGAAAGACGAGACTTCAAGAATTAACGATGTCTCTCTATAAATGTCTCCCTGTATATAAGTCGACACAACTTTCAAATGGACACTTCGAAGTCGTCGCGACAGTGGAGGATAGATTCTCTGCCTCCGGAGAGTTCTCTTCGAAGAAAAAAGGTGAACAAAGTTTAGCAAAGAAATTAATAGAAGAAATAAATAAAAACGCGAAAAGGAGCACACATGTTAATTGA
- a CDS encoding site-specific integrase, whose protein sequence is MQKNRSYNELDLNELQRDFFLKLKSMGRSQNTLKNYKTDLDCFNHYLLKNDKDTDITNFNMAQVQLYGTYLEEKYNSDNSRRRRVQALRIFFDYLVEQNLFESNPVRKLPTSPKFLDIPRPTPFIDVKTLWVSLLEESTSKNEMLALIARRNQIVMLLIYGAGLKVSDLSKLKTSNIFLDGDSPRVLINHPKRDPYTIPLPPIFKTVLEEYLLKLSDMKIKSATNFDELLFNANPYRILSGSLSPRGLEVIFEDYRKKLQITLTPKALRQACIFKWLTQDHNETLIKEWMGVAPTYSLKLYKEHMLNHIYNENFLGELYKNYLSKD, encoded by the coding sequence ATGCAAAAGAATAGATCATATAATGAATTAGATTTAAATGAGCTCCAAAGAGATTTCTTTTTAAAGCTAAAGTCCATGGGAAGAAGTCAAAATACTCTCAAAAATTATAAGACTGATCTCGATTGCTTCAATCACTACCTATTAAAGAATGATAAAGACACTGATATTACAAATTTCAATATGGCCCAAGTACAACTCTATGGAACCTATCTTGAAGAAAAGTATAATTCTGATAACTCAAGAAGAAGACGCGTTCAGGCCCTAAGAATTTTCTTTGACTACTTAGTCGAGCAAAACTTATTTGAATCAAACCCTGTGAGAAAGCTTCCAACATCTCCTAAGTTTCTAGATATACCAAGACCTACTCCATTCATTGATGTAAAAACTCTATGGGTCTCTCTTCTAGAGGAATCGACTTCTAAGAACGAAATGCTCGCTCTGATTGCAAGAAGAAATCAAATCGTGATGCTTCTTATTTACGGAGCGGGATTAAAAGTTTCAGACTTAAGTAAACTCAAAACAAGTAATATCTTTCTAGATGGGGACTCTCCAAGAGTGCTTATTAATCATCCAAAGAGAGACCCTTATACAATTCCTCTTCCACCTATTTTTAAGACCGTTTTAGAAGAGTACTTATTAAAACTAAGCGACATGAAAATAAAGTCTGCCACAAACTTTGATGAGCTTCTCTTTAACGCTAACCCTTATCGTATTCTCTCTGGTTCACTAAGCCCTAGAGGACTAGAGGTTATCTTTGAAGATTATAGAAAGAAGCTTCAAATTACTCTGACTCCTAAGGCTCTAAGACAGGCCTGTATTTTTAAATGGCTTACTCAAGATCACAATGAAACGCTGATTAAAGAATGGATGGGAGTTGCTCCGACTTATAGTTTAAAACTCTATAAAGAGCATATGCTAAATCATATCTATAATGAAAACTTCTTAGGTGAGCTCTATAAGAATTATCTCTCAAAAGACTAA
- the fsa gene encoding fructose-6-phosphate aldolase: MEIFLDTGLVEEIREAAKWGVIDGVTTNPSLIAKTGRTQEDVIKEICEIIDGPISAEVIATDVDGMIKEGKELAKIHDNVVIKLPLTEAGITACKWFSDNGIKTNVTLCFSVNQAFLAAKNGATYISPFIGRLDDIGHDGMQLIDEIRTVYDNYGFTTKILAASIRHCSHVRDAMMCGSDVGTMPINVVKAMFKHPLTDKGLAQFLEDHAKANS; the protein is encoded by the coding sequence ATGGAAATATTTCTAGATACAGGACTTGTTGAAGAAATTCGTGAAGCCGCAAAATGGGGCGTTATCGATGGAGTTACAACTAACCCAAGTCTTATTGCTAAAACAGGTAGAACTCAAGAAGACGTTATTAAAGAAATTTGTGAGATCATCGACGGACCAATCTCAGCAGAAGTTATTGCGACTGATGTTGATGGAATGATCAAAGAAGGAAAAGAGCTTGCAAAAATTCACGATAATGTTGTGATCAAGCTTCCTCTAACAGAGGCCGGAATTACTGCTTGTAAGTGGTTTTCTGACAATGGAATTAAGACAAACGTGACTCTTTGTTTCTCAGTAAACCAAGCTTTCCTAGCGGCTAAGAACGGTGCCACTTATATCTCTCCATTCATTGGAAGACTAGATGATATTGGACATGATGGAATGCAATTAATTGACGAAATCAGAACAGTATATGACAACTATGGTTTCACTACAAAAATCCTTGCGGCTTCAATCAGACACTGCTCTCACGTTAGAGATGCCATGATGTGTGGATCTGATGTGGGGACAATGCCAATTAATGTCGTCAAAGCGATGTTTAAGCACCCACTTACAGACAAAGGCCTAGCTCAATTTCTAGAAGATCACGCAAAAGCAAACTCTTAA
- a CDS encoding matrixin family metalloprotease, whose product MKKLLLLLSLLITLTSCNGGGGGETVSLGARAPGSVDNSLPIRWADSALPLNVHISNDFVFDPAHEVAGRNLVEQMQKVWDDGVTGKVLFNYPIAGIPSKNGDALSTYKDGVLGIYITADWFANISSSALAITQFYAYKKTGSSGEYYELSHADIIVNDEDYEFSYDAAVVNKYDMPTVILHELGHLLGLNHQSDSSVAAVMQPYLSIWESNRALFSNDAQRISDNYTDSALSTRGGLLAAASYQPSGIPDGQELHGVIELMASGECRHFYNGKLIRSHFSF is encoded by the coding sequence ATGAAGAAGCTGCTACTTCTCCTTTCACTTTTAATCACTCTCACGAGCTGCAATGGTGGTGGAGGTGGAGAAACTGTATCCCTCGGAGCAAGGGCCCCTGGAAGCGTGGACAATAGTCTCCCTATCCGCTGGGCAGATTCGGCGCTTCCTCTCAATGTTCATATCTCTAATGACTTTGTCTTTGATCCGGCCCATGAGGTTGCGGGAAGAAATCTCGTAGAGCAAATGCAGAAAGTCTGGGACGATGGTGTCACAGGAAAAGTTCTCTTCAACTACCCAATCGCGGGTATTCCTTCAAAGAATGGTGATGCTCTTTCAACTTATAAAGATGGAGTGCTTGGAATTTACATCACAGCAGATTGGTTTGCCAATATTTCTTCTAGTGCACTGGCCATCACTCAATTCTACGCTTACAAGAAAACAGGTTCTTCTGGTGAGTACTATGAATTATCTCACGCGGATATTATTGTTAATGATGAAGACTATGAATTTAGTTATGATGCAGCTGTAGTTAACAAATACGATATGCCTACGGTTATCCTTCATGAACTCGGTCACCTTCTTGGACTCAATCACCAAAGTGATAGCTCAGTAGCGGCCGTCATGCAGCCCTATTTAAGTATCTGGGAATCGAATAGAGCTCTCTTTAGCAATGATGCCCAGAGAATCAGTGACAATTATACCGACTCGGCACTTAGTACAAGAGGAGGTCTTCTCGCAGCTGCTAGTTATCAACCGAGTGGAATTCCTGACGGACAAGAACTCCACGGAGTCATTGAATTAATGGCAAGTGGTGAATGTAGACACTTTTACAATGGCAAACTTATTCGAAGTCATTTTTCTTTTTAA
- a CDS encoding sigma-70 family RNA polymerase sigma factor: MHNFSDPKFIESIRRGDSKARESLVRAYTSHLFKAALGMGLSEEQSNDVAHSTWMTFFEVVSKFEGRSHIRTFLFGILYNKVSELRRANLKYAKTDPIEEIMESRFEESGHWSEGWPTSPEKVLENSQGLTIIEECMDKLPELQKAVFQLKVVDEEENEDICHILNITNTNLRQLLYRSKTRLKECVERKGGK, translated from the coding sequence TTGCACAACTTTTCAGACCCTAAATTCATAGAGAGTATAAGAAGAGGTGACTCAAAAGCACGAGAGAGTCTTGTGCGCGCTTATACGTCTCATCTTTTTAAGGCCGCTCTAGGAATGGGCCTATCTGAGGAGCAATCTAATGATGTGGCCCACTCCACATGGATGACTTTCTTTGAAGTCGTTTCAAAGTTTGAAGGCAGAAGTCATATCAGAACTTTTCTCTTTGGAATTCTCTACAATAAAGTCAGTGAGCTTAGAAGAGCGAACCTTAAATACGCTAAGACCGACCCTATTGAAGAGATTATGGAGTCTCGTTTTGAGGAGAGTGGACATTGGAGTGAGGGGTGGCCTACGAGTCCTGAGAAAGTCTTGGAGAATAGCCAAGGGCTTACTATTATTGAAGAGTGTATGGATAAGTTGCCAGAGCTACAAAAGGCCGTTTTTCAGTTAAAAGTTGTTGATGAAGAAGAAAACGAAGATATTTGTCACATTCTGAACATAACAAACACTAATCTAAGACAGCTTCTTTATCGGTCAAAAACGAGACTTAAAGAGTGTGTAGAGAGAAAGGGTGGGAAGTGA